In Bacillota bacterium, the DNA window GCCATGAAAGATTGGATACTTGCCCGGAACGACTTACAAAGGGCTAATCCTGAAGAATTCACATGGGACCAGTTGAAAGCAAATGCGGATAAAAATCTAATAAGTGTAGTAAAAGATAATCCTGGGGTTGAATTTATACTATTTTATCCCCCCTTTTCAATACTTGCCCACAAATTTCTTGATGAAAGAGGATTATTTGAAAATGAAATAAAGTTGAAAAGATATATATTTGAAAACTGTAAAAATTTAGAAAATGTAAAAATTTTTGATTTTCAGGATATAGAAAGTATAACCCATAACCTGGATAACTACAGGGATATGACTCATTATTCAAAAGAGATAAATGAGTATATAATAGATTCCATATCTTCCGACAGGCATATGGTTACAGAATGGAATATTGAAGAGAAGCTTACGAATTTAATAAAACAGATAGAAATACTTCTTACTAATTCTATCTGCTAATGATAAAATAAATTAATATTGAGAAAGTAATATTGAGAAAGAGAGGTTGATAAAATTGACACAGACCGGAATGTTGGAAACCAGGGTACTAAGTTCTCTTGAGAAGGTATTTGCCGACGAAGAGTTGAGAGCTTCAGAATGGAAGAGTGGCTCGATGTTGCTCAACGAAGTTTACTCTTTTCAGGTTGCCTATAAGTGGGATGGTTTTATGTTAAAGCAGGTTAATGTAAGTGTAAGTTCTGAGTTGTCTCAATGGATTACTCTTCGTAAAGTTGCGCTTATTCCTTCAGAAATGCCGTGCTATGCAGACCATGACGATAATGTTCTGCGTACTACCCCAGGATTATATCCTGATGCCTTAATGCCGATAAATGCCGAAGGGATCACCCTTTTACCCCGTCAATGGCGTTCCATATGGGTTACAATTAATCCTGACCGACAGGTAAAAGCCGGCAACTATCCAATTATAATAACTTTTACCTCTCCATCCGGGGATGAATTGGGTAAAGTTGAATTTAAGCTGGAAATAATTAATGCCATGCTTCCAAGACAAACACTAATTCATACTGAGTGGTTTCATACAGACTGCCTTGCTACATGGTATGGGGTGGAAGTTTTTAGTGATGAACACTGGAAGATTATAGAGAAGTATGTTCAAACTGCAGTAAAGCATGGTATAAATATGATTTTAACACCCCTGTTTACACCTCCTTTGGATACTGCAGTGGGTGGTGAAAGGCCTACTGTACAATTAGTTGATGTGGAAAAATGCAAGGATACATACAAGTTCGGATTTGATAAGTTAAAACGCTGGATTGACATGTGTCGTACCAATGGTGTTGAGTATTTTGAATTCTCTCACTTATTCACCCAATGGGGAGCTAAACATGCACCAAAAATTATGGCAAAAGAAGATGGAGAATACAAGCGTATCTTTGGATGGGATACCGATGCTGCAGGAGAGGAGTATAAGAACTTTTTGAGCCAATTTCTTCCTAAACTGATTGATTTTATAAAACAGAATAACCTGGAGGATTGTGCCTACTTCCATGTTTCAGACGAACCTCATTCAGACCATTATGAATCTTATAAAAACGCAAGTTTAATTATAAATGAGTATGTGGAAGGTTTCCCGGTTATTGATGCATTATCTGACTACAAATTTTATGAGACAGGCCTGGTTAAAAATCCCATACCTTCTACAAACCATATAGAACCTTTCTTGGAAAATAAAGTTCCAAACTTGTGGACCTATTATTGTTGCGGTCAATACCGCGAGGTAGCAAACCGCTTCTTTAATATGCCCTCTGCGAGGAATAGGATATTAGGAATACAGTTGTATAAATTCAATATTAGTGGGTTCCTCCAGTGGGGTTATAATTTTTGGTATTCTCAATATTCGCGTTACCCTATTGACCCATACAAGGTTACCGATGCCGGTTATGCTTTCCCCTCCGGAGATGCTTTTGTGGTCTATCCAGGAGAGGACAGCCCTATCGAATCTTTAAGGCTTGAAGTATTTTACGAAGCCCTCCAGGATTTGCGTGCCTTAAAACTACTGGAAGAACTTATTGGACGGAAAGAAGTTATTAATATCTTAGAGCAAGGGTTGGATAATCCCATAACATTTAGGCAATATCCTACCGACGCTGAGTGGCTTTTATGTAAGAGAGAAGAGATCAACAAAAAGATTGCTGAACATATTGTAGACAAGTGAGACAAGACAAGCAAGACAAGGGGACGGTTCTTGTGTCTAAATCAAAACCAAGAACCATCCCGACATGAGAACCGTTCGCTTGTCTACTTGTCTACTTGTCTACATCTATCATACTCTTATGTATCATATTGTTGAACGTTGGTTTCACCAGTACTTGCATCGGCCACTCCTTTATAATTTCTATATCCTTTACTTCTCAGCCTTTCCACATCTGTGATATCCAGTACTCTGGTATGGAGGGTATGTGACCATTCTTTCTTATCCTTATTTATATAACCCTGTATTATTATTGGTATCCAAGTAAGGTTATAGAATGGAAACAAAAGGAAGTAGCCTGTCACCTTTAAAGAAGCTCTCCCCTCTATAAAAATAAATATTACGCTTATATATGTAGTAAAAAAAAACAACACTGCCGATTGTAAGTTACGCAAATTTAATAGTTCAGAAAAATCAGTGAAAAGAATGAACCTAAAAAAGTTAAACAGCAGTATTACTCCACTTATTACAACTATTAAAGGCTGGATAACATACAATGCACAGTCAAAAGCAACCATATCCTTGTCCTTTATAAACTTATATAAAAGTGGCTTCACATATCTACACGCGCAATCAGCCTGACCTTGCATCCAGCGCTTTCTCTGTCTCCACGACTGTATAAGGGTGATAGGTTTTTCATCATAGACAATGGCCTCTTCAGACCAGTAAACTTTCTTGCCTTTTAATACAAGTTTTATGGTAAATTCAAGGTCTTCAGTTAAGCATGTAGCCCCCCAGCCTATCTCTTTCAGTGTATCTGTAGCCACAACAAAACCAGTCCCCCCAATTATACAGCTTAATCCCAGATAGTAACGTGCCAACTGAAAAAGCCTGTTGTTCAACCAGTAACTTATGGCATAACTCGCCGAAATCAGAGAGTCCAGAGGATTCTTACTGTCAATGTATCCTTGGATCACTTTATATCCCTTGCACAGTTGCTTATTCATTTCCTTAAGGAAATTTAAAGAGACAAGGTTGTCCGCATCAAATACACAGATTGCATCATATTTCTTCTCCATATTAAAAATTTTCTCAAACATCCATTCAAGTGCGTAACCTTTGCCCCTTTTCAGCTTATCGAACCTTTCAAAAACAATAGCTCCATTTTGTCTGGCAATTTCTGCAGTATTATCGCTGCAGTTGTCTGCAACTATAAATATATCATACATATCCGTAGGATAATCCAGGTTTTTCAGGTTTTTTACTA includes these proteins:
- a CDS encoding DUF4091 domain-containing protein, translating into MLETRVLSSLEKVFADEELRASEWKSGSMLLNEVYSFQVAYKWDGFMLKQVNVSVSSELSQWITLRKVALIPSEMPCYADHDDNVLRTTPGLYPDALMPINAEGITLLPRQWRSIWVTINPDRQVKAGNYPIIITFTSPSGDELGKVEFKLEIINAMLPRQTLIHTEWFHTDCLATWYGVEVFSDEHWKIIEKYVQTAVKHGINMILTPLFTPPLDTAVGGERPTVQLVDVEKCKDTYKFGFDKLKRWIDMCRTNGVEYFEFSHLFTQWGAKHAPKIMAKEDGEYKRIFGWDTDAAGEEYKNFLSQFLPKLIDFIKQNNLEDCAYFHVSDEPHSDHYESYKNASLIINEYVEGFPVIDALSDYKFYETGLVKNPIPSTNHIEPFLENKVPNLWTYYCCGQYREVANRFFNMPSARNRILGIQLYKFNISGFLQWGYNFWYSQYSRYPIDPYKVTDAGYAFPSGDAFVVYPGEDSPIESLRLEVFYEALQDLRALKLLEELIGRKEVINILEQGLDNPITFRQYPTDAEWLLCKREEINKKIAEHIVDK
- a CDS encoding glycosyltransferase family 2 protein, with translation MYLHSSLMILKPIVGIIILVLQYALLPLFIYHFVISVFGWFKRKEENAENYFPVNRFALLVAAHNEEKVIESIVKNLKNLDYPTDMYDIFIVADNCSDNTAEIARQNGAIVFERFDKLKRGKGYALEWMFEKIFNMEKKYDAICVFDADNLVSLNFLKEMNKQLCKGYKVIQGYIDSKNPLDSLISASYAISYWLNNRLFQLARYYLGLSCIIGGTGFVVATDTLKEIGWGATCLTEDLEFTIKLVLKGKKVYWSEEAIVYDEKPITLIQSWRQRKRWMQGQADCACRYVKPLLYKFIKDKDMVAFDCALYVIQPLIVVISGVILLFNFFRFILFTDFSELLNLRNLQSAVLFFFTTYISVIFIFIEGRASLKVTGYFLLFPFYNLTWIPIIIQGYINKDKKEWSHTLHTRVLDITDVERLRSKGYRNYKGVADASTGETNVQQYDT